From the genome of Primulina eburnea isolate SZY01 chromosome 12, ASM2296580v1, whole genome shotgun sequence, one region includes:
- the LOC140806947 gene encoding lysine histidine transporter 2-like — MAPSVEPRDDAKTEQEKAIDDWLPITSSRNAKWWYSTFHNVTAMVGAGVLSLPYAMSHMGWGPGVTVMVLSWIITLYTLWQMVEMHEMVPGKRFDRYHELGQHAFGEKLGLYIVVPQQLVVEVSTCIIYMVTGGKSLKKFHHTVWPDSQEIKLTYFIMIFASIHFVLSHLPNFNSISVVSLAAAVMSLSYSTIAWTASLNKGVQKDVSYAPSGANATENTFNFFNALGDVAFAYAGHNVVLEIQATIPSTPEKPSKKPMWKGVIFAYIIVALCYFPVSFVGYYIFGNSVDDNILITLEKPTWLIAAANMFVLIHVIGSYQIYAMPVFDMLETFLVKRLKFSPSFKLRFTTRTLYVGFTMFIGMTFPFFGGLLGFFGGFALAPTTYFLPCIIWLVVRKPRIFSLSWFTNWICIILGVALMIVAPIGGMRSIILSAKNYKFYQ; from the exons ATGGCTCCATCTGTAGAACCACGGGACGATGCCAAGACGGAGCAGGAGAAGGCCATCGACGATTGGCTTCCCATCACTTCTTCTCGTAACGCCAAATGGTGGTACTCCACTTTCCATAATGTTACAGCCATGGTTGGAGCTGGTGTGCTCAGTCTTCCGTATGCTATGTCACACATGGGATG GGGACCTGGAGTAACTGTCATGGTATTATCATGGATCATTACTCTATACACCTTGTGGCAGATGGTGGAGATGCACGAAATGGTTCCCGGCAAGAGGTTCGACAGGTACCACGAGTTGGGACAGCACGCTTTCGGCGAGAAACTCGGGCTGTACATTGTCGTGCCTCAGCAGCTTGTTGTCGAAGTTAGTACATGTATCATTTACATGGTGACGGGAGGGAAATCGCTGAAAAAATTCCACCACACCGTCTGGCCAGATAGCCAAGAGATCAAGCTCACTTATTTCATAATGATATTTGCATCCATTCATTTTGTGCTGTCTCATCTACCCAACTTCAACTCCATTTCTGTTGTCTCCCTCGCTGCTGCTGTAATGTCTCTCAG TTACTCAACCATTGCCTGGACGGCCTCACTTAATAAGGGTGTACAGAAGGATGTAAGCTATGCCCCATCAGGGGCGAATGCGACCGAGAACACTTTTAACTTCTTCAATGCATTGGGAGATGTAGCCTTTGCATATGCTGGCCACAATGTTGTGTTGGAAATTCAGGCAACGATCCCTTCAACACCCGAGAAACCATCCAAGAAACCTATGTGGAAGGGTGTCATTTTCGCGTATATCATCGTCGCACTATGCTATTTCCCCGTTTCCTTTGTTGGTTACTACATATTCGGGAACTCTGTCGATGACAACATCTTGATTACACTGGAGAAACCAACTTGGCTCATTGCTGCGGCCAACATGTTCGTCTTGATTCACGTTATTGGAAGCTATCAG ATTTACGCCATGCCTGTTTTTGACATGCTGGAGACTTTCTTGGTGAAGAGATTGAAATTCTCTCCTTCATTTAAGCTCCGTTTCACCACTCGCACTTTATATGTTG GCTTCACCATGTTCATTGGCATGACATTCCCTTTCTTCGGTGGCCTTCTTGGATTCTTTGGTGGATTTGCTTTGGCACCAACAACCTACTTC CTTCCTTGCATTATCTGGCTCGTCGTCAGAAAACCGAGAATTTTCAGCCTGTCGTGGTTTACTAATTGG ATATGCATCATTCTCGGGGTTGCGTTGATGATAGTTGCGCCAATTGGAGGAATGAGGAGCATCATTTTATCAGCCAAGAACTACAAATTCTaccaataa
- the LOC140807895 gene encoding LOW QUALITY PROTEIN: uncharacterized protein (The sequence of the model RefSeq protein was modified relative to this genomic sequence to represent the inferred CDS: inserted 1 base in 1 codon): MEEEIKAEFTKNGFCFDDEEDILQKCLSFCINYKLSASDIVSSWDVYSLNRGLEFTVRSSHMGAFLEQLQSEQLDKVREKESGLHLYSNDVAMILDGEFQQVKENILDTPTSKPTSANKKPSDSTEKTNGSKFSSGKPPDSVTPFGQRKTKFAVQYLLNENYSTPIIKVEEDLTNTEDDIIKRVQPNQKCTMHIISSQPKPGCRFLYDRIDDKFNFLENRIKKQAILYVSAGICDEPVDPSIASQKSIFAVGMICCEEEGRLKEKPVLLQSSVEHSGGQRVRLDLQKLNQFSVFPGQVVGVEGLNPSGHCLIASKIIDYVPCLLILXEDHPSKRQTKDQNLQMTNCSLDVPELSLIVAAGPFTTSDNLFFEPLIELLAYARRKQPQLLVLLGPFVDSDHPELKKGYVNCTFEEMFQVEILGKLQDYVEYMGSAVRVILIPSIQDANHDFVFPQPAFDIQRTDFNHQIHSMPNPGTFSANEVKVACCNVDILKHLGAEEIYRNPSGSKHRMTNLAKHVINQCSFYPLYPPAEDVPLDYSLANEALHLSSVPDILILPSDLAHFVKVLSLEERIEGERQIECICVNPGRLARGEGGGFFAEINYKGNPDLSSASIVRI; encoded by the exons ATGGAGGAGGAGATCAAAGCAGAATTCACGAAGAATGGCTTCTGTTTTGACGACGAGGAAGATATTCTTCAGAAAT GTCTTTCGTTTTGCATCAATTACAAGCTCAGTGCTTCAGATATCGTCTCCAGCTGGGATGTTTATTCTCTCAACAG GGGGTTGGAATTCACTGTTCGAAGCTCTCATATGGGTGCATTTTTGGAGCAACTGCAGAGTGAACAGCTGGATAAAGTCAGAGAAAAAGAGTCTGGATTGCATTTGTACTCCAATGATGTTGCCAT GATATTGGATGGTGAATTTCAACAAGTAAAAGAAAACATACTGGATACTCCCACCAGTAAACCCACATCTGCGAATAAGAAACCATCTGATTCGACAGAAAAAACAAATGGAAGCAAATTTTCCTCTGGAAAACCTCCAGATTCAGTGACACCTTTTGGGCAAAGAAAGACCAAGTTCGCAGTCCAATACTTACTTAATGAGAATTACAGTACACCAATTATTAAGGTCGAAGAAGATCTTACAAATACTGAGGATGACATCATCAAGAGGGTTCAGCCAAACCAAAAGTGTACCATGCACATTATTAGTTCTCAACCCAAGCCAGGTTGCAGGTTCTTGTATGATAGAATTGATGACAAG TTTAATTTCCTGGAAAATCGCATTAAAAAGCAAGCAATATTGTATGTCTCCGCTGGAATATGTGATGAACCAGTCGACCCTTCCATTGCTTCCCAG AAAAGTATATTTGCTGTTGGCATGATCTGTTGTGAGGAAGAAGGCCGCCTGAAGGAGAAGCCTGTTTTGCTGCAAAGCAG TGTTGAGCATTCCGGAGGACAGCGTGTTCGTCTTGATTTGCAAAAGTTAAACCAGTTCTCTGTTTTCCCAGGACAG GTTGTGGGTGTCGAAGGGCTCAATCCTAGTGGACATTGTCTTATTGCGTCAAAGATTATTGATTATGTCCCTTGTCTGTTGATTC GTGAGGACCATCCTTCTAAAAGACAAACCAAAGATCAGAATCTTCAGATGACAAATTGCTCTCTAGATGTGCCTGAGCTGTCATTG ATTGTTGCAGCAGGTCCTTTTACAACAAGTGATAATTTATTCTTTGAGCCCTTAATTGAGCTTCTAGCCTATGCACGCCGGAAACAGCCTCAATTGCTTGTCCTG CTAGGGCCTTTTGTCGATTCTGATCATCCGGAGCTTAAGAAAGGATATGTGAATTGCACATTTGAAGAAATGTTTCAGGTTGAAATCCTTGGAAAG CTACAAGACTATGTTGAATATATGGGTTCTGCGGTGCGTGTGATTCTCATACCATCCATCCAGGATGCTAATCATGACTTTGTTTTTCCACAG CCTGCTTTCGATATTCAGCGAACTGATTTCAATCACCAG ATACACAGCATGCCTAACCCAGGAACTTTCTCTGCAAATGAG GTGAAAGTTGCTTGCTGCAACGTTGACATACTAAAGCACCTTGGTGCAGAGGAAATCTATCGAAATCCGAGTGGGTCCAAGCATCGCATGACTAATCTAGCAAAGCATGTTATTAACCAATGCAG CTTCTATCCTCTATATCCACCAGCAGAAGATGTACCCTTGGATTATTCCCTTGCAAATGAAGCTCTCCATTTATCGTCAGTTCCTGATATACTCATTTTACCTTCGGACTTGGCTCATTTCGTGAAG GTGCTCTCCCTTGAGGAAAGAATTGAAGGAGAAAGGCAAATCGAGTGTATTTGTGTTAATCCAGGGAGATTGGCCAGAGGCGAAGGAGGAGGTTTCTTTGCAGAAATTAACTATAAAGGCAACCCTGATTTGTCAAGTGCTTCAATTGTTCGCATATAG